The stretch of DNA GTTATAGGTTCCTTCAGCAGTATGCCCTACACAAAGTTTTTGATTGCAATAAAGAGTAAGGAAGAAAGCAAGGATATTGATAAGAAGAATTATAGGCTTGTGGTACAACTAACCATCGTAAAGCTCCCCCAAGGTCTCAAATAAAGGAAAAGATTTGTTGCGAAATTTCTTGGATTTAGGAAATGACTgtataataaaagtaaaacattGAATATATGCATAATATAACAAACCATAATTAAGTAATGTTCAAAAGTAAACTTACAGCAATTATATTGTTCCATATAGCTGGTTCAGCCTCGATCATGCACCTCTGATTGTTCCATGAAACTCCACTTTGCTTTCTAGCCTCTTTCAATAATCTATATTCTCTTTTTAgctctttctccttttctttcttgtatTTGGGACTTTGTGAATGTCACATACTTATCCCTCTCATGAAATTCCTTCACAATCTTATTCCATGCATCTGTAGTCCATCCATTTTGACCCCTATAATCAGCGGTGTTGTGCTCATGAAGTAACTCAACAAGGGTCTTCTCTAGGACATGATTCCAAGATGCTCTTGATTTTTCTACACAAATCAAAAATTGATGTATAATATGGTGTAATTAGTTCTCAAACTTGGATTTCACATATTATATAGTTGCATACCTCTAGGAGAACCTCCATGGTTTTTTGTAGAGCCACCTTTGGGAGAATTCTTTTGAGCAGGTTTAGACACTAGCATAGTCAACCTTGGAGAACCTCTTCCAAACATATTAACTATGGAAATATGCACAACACAAGATTTATAACAAAAGCATAACTAATTCATTGcacaatatttaaatattcttACAACCCAAGAGAGATGTTTCAATGTCATAATACCATGTATCTTAACATTGATCATCTAGCATAACCAATTTattacaaaacattaaaacaatttttcttgcAACCCACTAATTCCTATGATGTCGGTAATCATACCACATTTCTTGTGCTATCATGTCTCTTAGAGCATTGCCTTGATTCGTGCCTTGATCATTGACTTCATTATCAGCTGGTAGATCAACAAAATTTTGTGGGTCAATATTATCTGGTTGGTCATCCAACCATTGTTCATCTCCATTGAGTGACCGGATAATATTATGCAACAAAGCAGCAGCTACAGGTATCTTTACTTGGTTGTTTATTTTGTGGAAGGTTTCAACTTTGAGGATGGGGAATCGCTTCTTTATGATCCCTAAAGTCCTTTCAACATGATTCCTCAATACCGCGTGTCgatgattaaataattccTTGTAGTTCTGAGGTCTACGATGACCCCTCCCAAACTCCTTCAGATGATACCTAACTCTTCGATATGGTGCAAGGCAAGAAGCGGTATTGGCATACCCACCATCAACCAAGTAGAATTTTCCTGGAGGTACTTTGAAACCATTGTTCATTGCGGAGCTAAGAACTCTAGCATTTGTAGCTGACCCCTCCCATCCACTAGATATGAAAGTGACACTCAGATCAAAATCACATGCTATCATCACATTTTGGCTAAGAGTCCCTTTCCTATTTCTAAATGGAGCAGCCTTTTCAGATGATATGGATACGGGTACATGGGTGCCATCAATTGCACCAATgcaattctgaaaaaaaactacatgtCACTTTCAGATATTTAAAGGTGTAAATTGATTAGGGTAGAAGTGTTAAAGTAAGCACCTTGAAGTAGGGATAAAATTGAGGATCtctttgaattttcaaatGCACTTGATTAGGATCAGAAGGCTTCAGAAATCGATTGGAGAGTGTAGGGATAACCAAGttgaaaaaatgttttatgtgACGATGAAAGGTATCACTACTGTGCCCAAATTCTACTTGAAGATCCTCATATGAAGCATTGTGACTAAGCATGTATAAGAAGAATGCCAGCTTCTCTTCAACCTTAATCCTAGTATCACGAACCAATCCTTCAATCCTAAGGTAATTGGCTAGGGCTCTAAATATGTCTGGTTCCATCCGAAATGTTGTCCGACAGTTCTTGACATGTCCTTCAAGTAGCTCCCGAACATGTTCCTCCCCTGTTAGCTTCGAAGTATGTCGACgcttcttttcctttcctccTCTAGAACTCATAAGATGTAGTGCAGGGAAAATAAACAACATCATTTCATCGTCCCCCTCTTCCCTCCTCTTTCTAACATGATCTCTTATTGTTGTAACCAttgcaaaactaaaaaaattgaagccaTACTTAAGAAATTGAGAAATGACAGAAATATTATATTCACATCATTAGAATGCATCAGCtccaaaataaacaagtatTGATTGAGAATTGTAGCACAACTACAACATGTATCACTGAAAAACtttaagaaaaggaaataaaatagatcaCGTACTACTTGGAGGTGGTACAGGGTGCCAAGATGGTGGGGATTGGTCTTCTCCAACTCTAACCGGCACAGAGACAATCTAGAAAGTAGATACAACATACATGAGTAAAATTATAAGAGTTGTCATCAACCCATGGTTAATctgaactaaaaaaaaatagttcacTCCCGATGTGTGATTGAACcaaattagaaataattaatacttacaCAAACAGTCAGTGTATGGACTGTAGGTTTAATTGGTTAGCCGGACAATACACAATCAATCAGTGTATGGACTGTAGGTTTAATTGGTTAGCCGGACAACACACAAACAGTCAATGTAGAGAAATAGCTCTGCATTCGATTTgcaaacttatatattttagtttcaattttacccttatagaataattaatacttacacatatattttagtttaaaatttggtttgtgGTGCTTTCAGATCCATAGCAGTATTACCATCCTTAATTAAGAGTTAACAACTTCTTTGCGCATGAGATAGTTTGATGTGAGGGATCTGCACAAAAGATTTGTATGGCTGGGCTGGAAAAGGATTGGGCTAGCAATCGAATTAATAACTTCTTTGCGCACCATTGGAATTCATCAAatgttcttgaaaaaaaaaacaaatacaagACACAGCAGTAatgaagtgaaagtaactGAAGGCTGGCACCACTCGTTGCTGAGACCACGCCGCCACCAAAGGAAACCACGCCGCTGCACCCCAGCTTCCGCCACGCGCCACCACAAGGAGGAGTAACAAGCTAATAGCGACGTCAAGAAGCGGGAGGGgacagcggcagcagcagacaCGCTCATGGTGGCGGCAAGATGCGACCCAagaaccctaaccctaggtCCCAACGAGAAGGAGGTGAGGGATGAGGGGAAGAACGAGATACGTACAGGCGAGAAGGTACCCACCGGAGAGGACGGCTGCCAAACCGGCGAACCCTGTGGCCTCGTCGTCTTCGGCTTCACCGTCGTTACCGGCTCAAGTCacgtgcgccgccgcagcgTCACGCCTCATCTGCGCCTCCACGCTGAGGATTTTTTCCACATGTGTGTGCAAGCTGATTTTTTCCTAGGCTGGGTTGAGTGGGAAAGGCTGGGATCGGGCGGGGAAAAATACCAACTGGGCTTAAACGAACATGCATTCTTGCACGGGCTGGGATTCAACCCGCATGGGACCGATCCAAGTGGATTGCGGCCCAATCCCGGCTGTTCCCGGCCCAaccgaacaaggccttaaGGAGCAGCTAGGAGATCTTGATCTAGAGATAGAGATTTAAAAAAAGCTACATCTATCGAAGCTCCCTAAACAAAGTCCCACATACCCTTCAAAATTCCATTTGGACCCATCAAATGTGGGCCAGTGATCAATCCAATATGGGCCACATGTACATTGCAATCAACTTTATGGGTATAAAGTTTTGGATATGGGTGtgcataaatttttcaaataccaCTGAAATAACATGGAATATACTGTACCAGTCCAAAATTGTCCTTAAGAAGTTTATCTGGGACATATTTATTGCCTTAGTAAATGCTTAAGAAGTGAAGGGGAATTCCACTCAAATCACATTTGACACGGCAGAAAAGTAATATTTTGTCTAACATGATTCTcctaaattaaataattaactaGTATTACGGGCATCGTTTCCTCCTCTAAGCACCAAACAAAACTTGCAATTGAATGGAGCGCAGCTTCCTTTACGAGAACAGATGAGCACACTGGCACTGCACAAATGGGGAAGATTAGGGCGGTAGGCAGGTTACCACTTCGTTCggtttctttttatttgatcaAGTTGACGGTTAGATGTACATTTGACCGTtattcttatttaaattttttatgcaaatatataaaattataagttaagCTTAAATGCCTTGTAGTAAATtgaataacaataaaataattaataattatgtaaattttctaaataacaCGAATATTCAAGGTAAacccaaaagtcaacggcgataaataaaaaaaactaaaggaATATTTTTCCAAcagaataaaagataaatcaatatttaatgACTTATGGTGGAATATATATACGAGTTAGAAACAATAGGCACAAGTTTTGCAACTATAAGAATTGGTTCCACATATTATTCCGATGTTCTTAAGaggagatttgctccggtccaacaaaaaatatctcgaggtagtggtacctcgaggtaccaaatcgtttcctAAAATTGGAtatagctgagtaggatgtgcgctgttagatccaacgatcagaaacgatttggtaccgcgagataccggtacctcgaggtactttttgttgctttttattggaccgaaGCAGATCTCTCTTAGGAgtgttttttccttcttcaaaCTAGCTACACTAGCAACCAGCACACATGTTCTGTCAACATGAACATAGAGAATAACATCCAAGTTAAAGGTACATGTACAGTACAACGAATTGAAACATCTTCTCCTCGTCATATATGCAACTTCGACAGTGGAAAAACGAGAGTGGAGAGCACCccggtaattaattaacttctCCCCATGAGATCGATCTACGTACATGCATGCCAATTACGAGAGATTTCACTGCTTGCTTTAGATAGGATTAGGAGACATGGTGAAGCAAAGGAGTGCACCCTGAGTTGGCCAGCCATCGTGGCTTTCTCGAGCGTCAGCGTTTGCGTAGGAGACGACAAATGCAGCAAAACATCTCTGGTTTCAGCTGCAACACAAGTGGCTCTTCTTACGAGGCAGGGGACGGAGCTACAAAATTAGTTCATCGAGATCATCACCGGGTCAAAATACAGTAAGTTTACCTATTAGTATCATCTTAGCTgcttaaataataaaataatagatttCGTCGGAGGTTCTTAGAGTCGGCTGACGTCGACGGATGTACCGTAGCTCCACCCCTAGTTCAGGCAAGCAAACAGTTGTAGATGGCCCGGTTGGTTGCCCGTGCAGTACCCATACTCCAGTATGTGCATGCTTATCGGTAGGTTTCACTTGCAAGGAAACAAATGTACAActtccgttccaaaataaattatttgtttagtttttagataacatgtttgattttttatcttatctaaaaattttacgattaatatttttattgttattagatgataaaacatgaataatattttatgcttgactatttttgttattttttataattttttttaaataagatggatggtcaaacgctcgacacagaaaaaaatgctctttttTAGGGGAAAAAGTGGTATGCTATTGAAGGAGAGATCACTTTGATTATTACacgtcatctaaatagttattaagaattttttaaaaaatatataaagatgtgttaatatgagatatatcaatCAACAAACATACATGTTCAAATATGACTATTATGATCTGTTAAATaacagtaaaaaattaaacttgggcaaaagtaacaaattaaaatatgaatagtttAGTTCAAATCCtcaaacttgcatgtttactTGAGGGTTTAACATCATTTCCAACACGGAGAGTGGATAGTAAACTGTCGAGCAGATATCTTCTCATCTAGTATATGTTATCTTAAATAGTCattaataagttttaaaaattaaagatagattaatatcaGATATATCAATTCATAAACATGCCAGTTCAAATCTAATGATACTTCATAACTTTCGTGTCAACAAGAACCTACAttacatctaaataaattcagttttcttttgtttctgaaaACTATTCAGTTTTCTTATTGAACATGTGACTATACAAGCACTAGCACACAGTGGCACAATCAAAATATACGGTGGCAGTAAATTCAGTATATATAAACGCAGTAAACTAAGATGCAAACGTtagtatatttcaaaataagtgGTATCAACCATCCCATCTACCAAAGTGTAGCAACTGCatcaaacaaaagagaaatatATAGCATACATGAGTCTATATCGAGAATATTTCTCTCAATGGCGCGAAGCAGATCATAGAATTTCATATCCTGGTAAATAATTTCACACGGAGAGAATtagcagaaaaaaataaacatctatGATTGGCGGACATCAggaataaaacatgaataattgTGTTGGTGCTAGCCAGTGGTTACTACAATCAGAGTTGATAACAAGCGACTTCAAGGAAAGCATCTATTGCTTGCTCCATTCTCATCATCCAGATCTTCCGAAAAATCTAGATAAGTCGATTCTGAAGAGTCGATAATAATGAACCAAATGCTCCAAGCGGAATGATTTGAATCACTACACCACTACTCTGTTGACAATCAACTATGTCGAAACACAGTTGATATCACCAAAAAGACTATCTCCTGCAAGCGAATCGAGAACACAAGCAAGAGAGTACAAGATGCAATCTGAATATATTGTAAATATGGATGAATCCCACAAATTGGGGTAGCACAAACCAAACTAGTGCTGAAACTATAATGATTGAATAACCTAACCAAAATATAACCCTAACTTTATCACAACTACTTAATAGAAAGGGTTTATGGTCCACCAAAGATCCATGGATGCTCCCTATTTTAGTCCCTGGGGAAAGCTATTAATTGGATATAGTTATCAGTGCTCGAATTCAAAATTATACTATGGTTAGTATGTAACTTCatcatagaaaatatattaattaattgaatatACATGAAGTTGCGAGTGCGCAGTTTATACTTTTCCAAATTAAATTGTTCTGGATTGGTGGCTCATGAAGGTAACAGGACTCGGACAGTTGCCACCGAGAGTTTTCCTACATGGTTCAGACTTTATAATTTGTAGCAAAAGATAATTGAAAGCATGTAATGGTTCCTGTTACTTAAGCTGTTGCTATAGCACTTGCTTGCAACTAAATGTTTAAATGAATAATATTCAAGTTATGGATGTTTATTACAGAATTCCTATGCCACTGATATGTGGGGCTAGGGGCATCTACCCTAGCTACCTTGGTCCTATATAAATGAAGCATCCAACCAATTGCAGGCAACATGTCCATTCTCCTTTTTCATCTCCTTTTTCATCGTGCTTGAAGTTTCTAAGCTTGAGCTAGCTACCTGGCAAGGTCTTGCGGTTCTTGTTGGGGCAAGAATTTACTTTCACAATGGACTATACAAGAATGTACAATTTACTCTCACAATGGGCTCTACAATAATgtacaaacatatattatatatgcattatGTCTCCTAGTTCATGGAAAGATTAGAAAGAATAGGGTAGCCAAGaactttttaatacataagACATACACACTAATGACTAATGCAAGATTCAGTGCTCACTACATGGCATACATGTACCGTAGCTACATACTTAGGAATGAGAAGAATTGGGAACTAGAGGAACGCACTATGAGTTAGCAGCCCGTTTGTCTGAACAAGCATCTTTTTTGAGATAGATATGTCCTAGTAGAGTAAAACTCATCCATTCTCACTGTAACATAACTGGTTATTTCCATGCTCTCTGAACAAGTGAGAACGGAGTGTGGAGTGTAGCTTGGAGCATTGAAACACTGGAAGAACTTCAGTGATAGCCTACTCCCAAGCCAGGAGGCAAACAACCTGTGGACCAAGCTGAGAGGACCAAGTTGAGAGGTATAGTTGCATTGACATTGACTAGTGCCAGTAACCGCATTGGTCTTGTGTAGGGAGAAGGCTGGGCAAAAAATACTCCTAAATGAAAACTTGAAGCCACTCTCACGTACTTCCCCCGACATCCAATGTACTATAGTGTCAATTTAGCCAGCTAACATACAATTATCAAGTACcacctccgttctaaaatatatgtatttttaggttCTTTAAAGGTTCTTTAACAGAGATTaagaagatatcaaaattcTCTCTTAGTCACTTTAGGGGTCAATTTTCAATGTGGAACTATTCCAGCAATAACATACTTAGTGGCACTAACCACTAGAATACACTCAAATGTTCaacaaaggtaatttaaaattGTGTTTGCCAAGCTGTAGCAcctttatatatcaaattactTTATTGGccaaactatataattttaggaTAGGTCAGCTGGTCCAATAACATTTTTCTATTGGAGGAATggttctatatatatgtgtgtgtgtaattCATATGGTATTATTGCATCAACAGCATGGAAGTTACAACCACTTTCTAAGTGTATAATATAATCGTTCACTATGTTTTCCATTGTTTGTTCTACtccttcaaaatataaaaggagagaaaaaataaaggttTATATCTTTTCATCCATGTAGTATAGCAGCATATGTAGGACTGTGAGGCATCATGAACCAAATTAGGACACATAAAGTTGGCTAGCCATCAAGCGGTGAAAATTTATCTACATTGAGGTTATAGAATCCTGATGCTATGAAACAATTCATGGCtggaaaatttatttttgcaagttatttttagatgacaatGGCATCAAGCTGAAGGGATGGTGTAAAATGTTGGAAGAAATGGTCTTGGACTTTGCTTCTAAGTTTGGATAAAATATGAGGAGATTGGAAGCTTAATTACCTTTAGTGTGATTTTTAATGTACCTTTAgtgttttgctttttcatATGTTGGTTGTTCATGCTTCTTTAAGGGGCACTGCTACAAATCCCTCAACTATGACGGTATAACAATGACCGGCCACATTGACTTTGACAGGTCGTGAAAATGTCCATTGTAGATGAAGCTGAGTAGCTTGATCCATCATAGGTATGGCCTTAACTGTGATGGGTCACCCTATCCACCCAACAAAGATAAGCGTACATCATCTCTGATGGGTCACAACTATAATTGATCACATATGACATATTATTCGTGACGGGTGTAGTGCTATGAGTCACAGACGAGGCTATATACCCGTGAAGGGTCATAACTACTACCCGTCACAGGTAATGCTAAATTCCTGTAGGCTTTGACAATGTTGCGACAGTATgatcctgtttagtttcttgCCCTACAGAACTTTGGTAATACCTAAAATTGATAATGTTTATTTTGGCAATGAATTGAACAGGAGTAGCTGGGcctagggggtgtttagtcgttggtgaaatgaaaatttttgcatgtcacatcagacgtttgaccagatgtcggaatgggttttcgaacacgaatgaaaaaacgaatttcacggcttgcctgtaaaccgcgagacgaatctttcgagcctaactaatctgtcattagcacatgttgattactgtagcacttatggctaatcacgtactaattatgctcaaaagattcgtctaagtgtgcaattagttttttgttttatctatgtttaatactctatttaggtgtccaaagattcgatgtgatgtttttgggcgaaaatttttgggaactaagcAGCCCCCTAGTGTGGTTATATCTGATGTCTATTCAAGAATAGCCTGAATGATTATGTTGTTGTTGGAGAAGCTATATATGAAAGCCTATTCTTCCAAATGGCTTCCTTGAAAGCTTCGACGCGGCAGCCATTGATGATGATGGCAATGCCTACTCCATAGTCCATACAAGCTTCTCCCGGAGACTTGCTACCGTCAGACAAGGGGTCATGCATCATGCTGATTCTTCCTCGTGCAAGCAGCTGAAGATCGCCGTCCTGATCGGTGCCAGCGAGCTACTGAAGGAGGAGCAAATGGGTCGTCCTGCAGCTGCACAAGACCACATgctagttttttgtttcaaaatagttCAAACTTTTATTCCAGTTATTTCGGATTTTGCAATGGAATGAGACATCActaacaaatttcagattaatTGATGTATCCATTGTATAGTTTCacagtgaaaagaaaaaaaaaaccaatgaaGCTTCTGGCTTTCGTTCCAGTTGTACTACGAGCATTCCATGATTCCAAACAATTGTGCATCATTAGCAAATCTCGGATTGAGcattcaaatttatcacgTCTAAGGGTattcccaacccaatgactaggatggtgtccatggcattaaataagttgtcacctaagataaaaaaatgatgtggcaagtgaataaatgaggaaagagaatgaaatcatgtcttgcatgagacatggtttctacacaacatccaagatatcatgtgagataagtagcattaaatttaaatgtagAATAGTagtgtttgcattggaagagtagtgtctaatactagtttcttgatgatgaaaagtttatagaaaccatatctagtgttatggatTGGGAATGCCTTAACAGCAGAAGTTTGCTCTTGGCTGCGGCCAAATTTTGGAGGTGGATCGGAGGCGTCGCCGGTGGTGATTGGGAGGCCGCGCCGGAGCTGGATGGATGGGACGCGAGATCGATGCACAGGGgcagaaccaaaaaaattaaaagagcAGGGCTAAGCTAATGTAGTACTACCTCGGTTttatatcgtaagactttAGCCTTggctaaattcatcaattgatgaatctatatgatttatatatatatatatatatatatgtctagatttattagtattcatataaatctagccaagactagaaagtcttacgttgtgaaacagagggagagggagtattaacggtttttaaaatttatatggtaGTTTTACATAGTTTTAAAGGGGATGATGGACCTAGGCCTAGGGCTCTAGCCCGTGTCGATGCAGAAAACGAGTGGCGGCAACGAATGTATCTtccttttttgtgttttctcaAAACCTGCAAAATTTATGCATTTTAGCTCTTTTAAGAAGTAATTACAATAATGGACTAGTAACGAAActcttttcaaaaataaatcattttgaTCTGTGGCACCTCTGAAGGTGCGAATGTCCTTCATCTCCACGCCAGGGTTTGGCACAAACCTTTCTGACTGTATCCAGGAGGCAGGTACCGCAGCGCCATTGGGGGTGACGCGGAGCAAACTGTCTATTTTTGAAGATAGTTTTTAAGCCAGTTAATTTTCGTAATTTTTTCTGGAAAGGGGACAAATAGTGCATAAACCGTTCAAAACCTACTGCATCGACCACAGCATTGTTGGGCACTCTACTAGCAAACTCAGCCCAACTaatttaaattactaaattgACCATTCACCTTACTTAAGCAAATGACAATAATatccatcaaaatcaactactATACTACTAGCCCCCAAGTGGGATGTAGATTAAAAGCATCCAAACTAATATGTGTAGTCCTTGTCTTCTCCAATCtagtaaataaaacaaatactagATATTAATAGTCAATCCTAAGTCGATCGAATTTTGATCCCCTCGCCGTTAGCGATTTGTGTTAAACTCAAGGAGAAGATTATGCTAAGAATAGCTAAGTTGTAGATGGACCACTCATTTGTCATGATCGCATCACCTCTGGTACCATTTAATCCAATCCATAAGGACAATACAATTGGTACCTCCATTACGACGCCTTCAAGAAGgttgtcatatttaaaatgcCATCGTCACTAAATTTTCACGCCAGTCACATCGCCAGGCCCGGTTTGAAAATCTTGCGAATTTTTTTACGGATAGTTTGCTTTATTTGTTCTTTCAAATTTAGAAAACCTTTATTTTCGATGGAGAATCAGCACTAACTCAAAACAATGCAGACACAAGCAATCTCCTGAAGCAACGGGGGAGAAAACCGGACTGCTGGATCAttcttcaaatttatttattttagatagaaCTATACTTGCTCATACAACGCAAAAAGATTTATCAGTTTCGTTGTAAACAAATTACATTAGCAGGGCCCAAAAAAGTATAATTCTCGGGAACCTGGATGATCCAGATTATCAGTTCTGTTGTAGTGACTGAAACGTTTATCTGATTTGATGGAAgaggaaagataaaatattatccgATTTTTATGGCtatataatagtataaaagctaaaagtaattattataaatttaaaaatataatctagAAGGTGAGACGAAGAACTTCTAtacaaatatttgtaaaagaagCCTGCACAGATCACGCTGGAGCTGCTGTTGTGTATATGGTCAGGGCTGGCtgtaaaaacaaaaggattagCAGCAGCTGTGTCGTTAGAGGCGTCCAAACTcagcttttttaaaaaaaaaaagagatgaagACTTGAAACGACGCAATTTATTGAAGTCCATTCTTTGATTGCACGAAGAATCCATAATTTTTGGCAGAGCATGTTCGTTCATATGTACTTACAAAGAATGGTGAAGACTATGAATTAACTGACGACAACAACAACGGTAAAG from Oryza brachyantha chromosome 12, ObraRS2, whole genome shotgun sequence encodes:
- the LOC102722921 gene encoding protein ALP1-like, giving the protein MVTTIRDHVRKRREEGDDEMMLFIFPALHLMSSRGGKEKKRRHTSKLTGEEHVRELLEGHVKNCRTTFRMEPDIFRALANYLRIEGLVRDTRIKVEEKLAFFLYMLSHNASYEDLQVEFGHSSDTFHRHIKHFFNLVIPTLSNRFLKPSDPNQVHLKIQRDPQFYPYFKNCIGAIDGTHVPVSISSEKAAPFRNRKGTLSQNVMIACDFDLSVTFISSGWEGSATNARVLSSAMNNGFKVPPGKFYLVDGGYANTASCLAPYRRVRYHLKEFGRGHRRPQNYKELFNHRHAVLRNHVERTLGIIKKRFPILKVETFHKINNQVKIPVAAALLHNIIRSLNGDEQWLDDQPDNIDPQNFVDLPADNEVNDQGTNQGNALRDMIAQEMWYDYRHHRN